In Halobacterium noricense, the genomic stretch GCCGCCCGGCTCACGACTCGTGACTTGGAGGACGCGGGCTTCGAGGCTGTGCGGGTGTTAGTGCCGGAAGCCCAGCCGCTGTTCGTCGACGAGTCGTACTTCGGGGAGCGTGCGCGTGAGGTTCCCCGTGAACTCGGCTTTCAGGCGCGGTTGGACAAGCCGTTCCATCCGTTCCCGTAGGACCTTTTGCGCTGCGGGCGGCTTCGCCGCCCTCGGCAAAACCTCCACCAAAAGCACTCCTCGCTCCCGTCGCGCCCTTCGGGCGCGGTAGTCGCTCGTCGGCCCGCGCTCCCTGTGGTCGCGCGGTGAATCACGGCGCTCAGGACCTTCGGACCGTTCGCGCCGCGAACGCCTGTCGCCCAATTACTCGGCCGACAACGAGCATCGGCGAGTGAGTGGGTCGAAGTTCTCGTGAGCGGAGCCAACGAGAGCCCGCGAGACCGAAGGTCTCGCTAAGACCCCGAGCGAAGCCGTTCACCGCGAGCCTTCGGCTCGCGGGCCGACGAGCGACCACCGCGCCCGAAGGGCGCGACGGGAGCAAGGAGTGCTTTTTCCGCAAGTTTTTGCCGAGCGGGGGTCGCCGTAGGCGACCCCCCGCAGCGCAAAAAGTGCGTCTTAGATCCCGAAAGTAGCTCTGAGCATATCCCGAGAGCCGGGACCGAGACCGACGGCGAGGACGGCGACGAGCATGAGCGTGAAGTAGCGGGGGGCTTCGTCGCGGAGTTCGGCGTCGAACAGCCAGAGGACGAACAGCGCGGCGGCGACTTTGAGGAGGAGGAACGGCCAGGCGTCGCCGGTGTAGTGGATGATAGACTGCGGGAGGACGTTCTGGGTGAGGTCGACGACGGCGGCGTTGACTGGGTGTTTGGGGACGAGGTCGCGGGCGAGGCCGAGTTCGGCGGCCCAGTCGAGGCCGATGACGTTGGCGATGCCGTCGACGGCGTGGCCCCAGAGGACGACAGCGCCGGCGAATTCGGTGCCGGAGGCGATGTCGGGGAGCTGTCGGCGGACGTAGTACCAGACGGCGGCCGTGATGATGGTGGCGAACAGGAGCGTGAGCACCGTGAACTGCGGGTGGAGGGAGACGTAGTCGGTGGTCGCCGCGAGGACGACGAGGAAGCCGACCGTGGCGGTGAGGATGGCCGCGCCGACGCCGGCGAGCGGTCGGTAGTAGTCCTCGAAGACGTCGGTGCGGCGCGCGAGGAGGACGCAGGCGACGAGCGCGGCGAGCGTGATGGCGAACATCACGAAGTAGATGACGGGACTGATGATGAGCGTGTTCGCGGGGTAGTCGAGGAACTGCTCGACGTCCGGTGCGGCCGCGGCGGCGTCGTTGGCGTCCTCGACGACGCGGAGCGCGCCGCCCAGGAGAACGAACGGGAACAGCGCGTACAGCAGGTCCAGATTCTCGCCGACCTTCAAGTGGTCGAGGAGGAACGTGACGCCGACCAGCGAGACGAGCAGCGTGACCGCGTACCCGACTTCGGAGACGAGCGTGTAGCCGGGGTAGGCGACGGGCTCTGTCGCGCCGGCGCACGCGGTGGAGTTGTAGAGGAGTTGGACGGCGCCGCCGTTCCACGCGGCGCACTGCGCGCCGTTGGCGTCGGCGACGACGGGACCCCAGAAGTAGTGCCAGACGAAGCCGCCGTAGACGGTGTCGGGGAACAGCAGCGACCCGCCGACGAGCGCGACGAGCGCGACGCCGACGACCGCGGTCCACGCGCGCTCACGGTCGGTTTCGGGGAACGTCATGTTCGGAGACGTGGACGGTGGCTGTTTTATGGTTGCGGTCTGCCCCGAGCGGCGGCTACAGCGGGAGTTCGTGGGACTCGTACTCGGTAGCGAGGACGACCATCGTCTGGGAGCGCGCGAACCCGTCGACGTCCGCGATTTCCTCGAACATGAGGTCGCGGAGCGTGTCGGTGTCTTCGGCGTACACGCGGAGGACGATGTCCCACTCGCCGGTCGTGAGGTGAATCTCCTGGACGCCGTCGATGTCGGCGAGGCGGTCGAGAGCGTCCTGTTCGCGGCCCTGTTCGACGCGCAAACCGACGATAGCGGAGGTGCCGAGGCCGGCGGCTTTCGGGTCGACGTCGGCGTGGTAGCCGCGGATGACGCCGGCTTCCTCCATGCGATTGACGCGGTCGTGGACGGTCGCGCTGGACATCTCGATTTCGCGGGCGATTTCGCTGAACGGCTTGCGGGCGTCCGTCTGGAGCGCGCGCAGAATCTCGCGGTCCGTCTCGTCTAACTCCATACGCGAACCGTCGGGAGAGTCCCCCAATACGCTTACTGCTCGT encodes the following:
- a CDS encoding DUF63 family protein, which gives rise to MTFPETDRERAWTAVVGVALVALVGGSLLFPDTVYGGFVWHYFWGPVVADANGAQCAAWNGGAVQLLYNSTACAGATEPVAYPGYTLVSEVGYAVTLLVSLVGVTFLLDHLKVGENLDLLYALFPFVLLGGALRVVEDANDAAAAAPDVEQFLDYPANTLIISPVIYFVMFAITLAALVACVLLARRTDVFEDYYRPLAGVGAAILTATVGFLVVLAATTDYVSLHPQFTVLTLLFATIITAAVWYYVRRQLPDIASGTEFAGAVVLWGHAVDGIANVIGLDWAAELGLARDLVPKHPVNAAVVDLTQNVLPQSIIHYTGDAWPFLLLKVAAALFVLWLFDAELRDEAPRYFTLMLVAVLAVGLGPGSRDMLRATFGI
- a CDS encoding Lrp/AsnC family transcriptional regulator, whose translation is MELDETDREILRALQTDARKPFSEIAREIEMSSATVHDRVNRMEEAGVIRGYHADVDPKAAGLGTSAIVGLRVEQGREQDALDRLADIDGVQEIHLTTGEWDIVLRVYAEDTDTLRDLMFEEIADVDGFARSQTMVVLATEYESHELPL